From one Oncorhynchus keta strain PuntledgeMale-10-30-2019 chromosome 30, Oket_V2, whole genome shotgun sequence genomic stretch:
- the LOC118363241 gene encoding uncharacterized protein LOC118363241 isoform X1 yields MAQSQSGSETCAPTRACKRSYSRNKRKSIWPPRDMEKRPQPWAGPHPFADEIQEVQQPGKDGNEPQTLTGQTEKTKGEKAPLGATRGGLSQPSSSLAWPPSLTSAQTVVVSPLSRPEGPWPRALTLEGAGSERGALVQRLAGLEKEAQRLRRILGSNAPPAMQDTVVMTEAASGDKASGGAGAETTVAMVTKQDPKECESSASPGIPGLVVEGIQPQREQPELGRLRREKADPQSRLRQTDSPVTRDQSSRIVQENLHKIRGNVVALLSAILPHLDLQGISLDTPDVDSILQQIIDANSLSPL; encoded by the exons ATGGCACAGTCCCAGTCTGGGTCAGAGACATGCGCACCCACACGCGCATGCAAACGctcatacag cagaAACAAGCGGAAGTCAATATGGCCGCCCAGGGACATGGAAAAGAGACCACAACCATGGGCGGGTCCACACCCATTCGCTGACGAGATCCAAGAGGTGCAACAACCTGGGAAAGACGGCAACGAACCACAGACACTGACTGGGCAGACAGAAAAGACCAAGGGGGAAAAGGCACCACTCGGGGCCACCAGAGGAGGCCTTTCCCAGCCCAGCTCCAGCCTTGCCtggcctccctccctcacttcaGCCCAGACGGTGGTGGTGTCCCCCCTGAGTCGTCCGGAGGGCCCCTGGCCCCGGGCTCTGACCCTGGAGGGAGCTGGTTCAGAAAGGGGAGCCCTGGTCCAGAGACTGGCTGGACTGGAGAAGGAGGCTCAGAGGCTGAGGAGGATACTGGGTTCCAACGCACCCCCAGCAATGCAGGACACTGTGGTGATGACAGAGGCTGCCTCTGGGGATAAGGCATCTGGTGGGGCGGGGGCGGAGACAACGGTGGCCATGGTAACCAAACAGGACCCAAAGGAG TGTGAGAGCTCAGCTTCCCCTGGCATACCAGGGCTGGTTGTGGAGGGCATCCAGCCCCAGAGAGAGCAGCCTGAGCTGGGCAGGCTGAGGAGGGAGAAGGCTGACCCCCAGAGCAGGCTGAGACAGACTGACAGCCCAGTGACCAGGGACCAGAGCTCCCG CATTGTGCAGGAGAACCTCCACAAAATCCGAGGGAACGTGGTGGCTCTGCTGTCAGCCATCCTGCCCCACCTGGACCTGCAGGGCATCAGCCTGGATACGCCAGACGTAGACAGCATCCTGCAGCAGATCATAGACGCCAACTCACTGTCTCCACTCTAG
- the LOC118363241 gene encoding uncharacterized protein LOC118363241 isoform X4, whose amino-acid sequence MAQSQSGNKRKSIWPPRDMEKRPQPWAGPHPFADEIQEVQQPGKDGNEPQTLTGQTEKTKGEKAPLGATRGGLSQPSSSLAWPPSLTSAQTVVVSPLSRPEGPWPRALTLEGAGSERGALVQRLAGLEKEAQRLRRILGSNAPPAMQDTVVMTEAASGDKASGGAGAETTVAMVTKQDPKECESSASPGIPGLVVEGIQPQREQPELGRLRREKADPQSRLRQTDSPVTRDQSSRIVQENLHKIRGNVVALLSAILPHLDLQGISLDTPDVDSILQQIIDANSLSPL is encoded by the exons ATGGCACAGTCCCAGTCTGG aAACAAGCGGAAGTCAATATGGCCGCCCAGGGACATGGAAAAGAGACCACAACCATGGGCGGGTCCACACCCATTCGCTGACGAGATCCAAGAGGTGCAACAACCTGGGAAAGACGGCAACGAACCACAGACACTGACTGGGCAGACAGAAAAGACCAAGGGGGAAAAGGCACCACTCGGGGCCACCAGAGGAGGCCTTTCCCAGCCCAGCTCCAGCCTTGCCtggcctccctccctcacttcaGCCCAGACGGTGGTGGTGTCCCCCCTGAGTCGTCCGGAGGGCCCCTGGCCCCGGGCTCTGACCCTGGAGGGAGCTGGTTCAGAAAGGGGAGCCCTGGTCCAGAGACTGGCTGGACTGGAGAAGGAGGCTCAGAGGCTGAGGAGGATACTGGGTTCCAACGCACCCCCAGCAATGCAGGACACTGTGGTGATGACAGAGGCTGCCTCTGGGGATAAGGCATCTGGTGGGGCGGGGGCGGAGACAACGGTGGCCATGGTAACCAAACAGGACCCAAAGGAG TGTGAGAGCTCAGCTTCCCCTGGCATACCAGGGCTGGTTGTGGAGGGCATCCAGCCCCAGAGAGAGCAGCCTGAGCTGGGCAGGCTGAGGAGGGAGAAGGCTGACCCCCAGAGCAGGCTGAGACAGACTGACAGCCCAGTGACCAGGGACCAGAGCTCCCG CATTGTGCAGGAGAACCTCCACAAAATCCGAGGGAACGTGGTGGCTCTGCTGTCAGCCATCCTGCCCCACCTGGACCTGCAGGGCATCAGCCTGGATACGCCAGACGTAGACAGCATCCTGCAGCAGATCATAGACGCCAACTCACTGTCTCCACTCTAG
- the LOC118363241 gene encoding uncharacterized protein LOC118363241 isoform X2, translating into MAQSQSGSETCAPTRACKRSYRNKRKSIWPPRDMEKRPQPWAGPHPFADEIQEVQQPGKDGNEPQTLTGQTEKTKGEKAPLGATRGGLSQPSSSLAWPPSLTSAQTVVVSPLSRPEGPWPRALTLEGAGSERGALVQRLAGLEKEAQRLRRILGSNAPPAMQDTVVMTEAASGDKASGGAGAETTVAMVTKQDPKECESSASPGIPGLVVEGIQPQREQPELGRLRREKADPQSRLRQTDSPVTRDQSSRIVQENLHKIRGNVVALLSAILPHLDLQGISLDTPDVDSILQQIIDANSLSPL; encoded by the exons ATGGCACAGTCCCAGTCTGGGTCAGAGACATGCGCACCCACACGCGCATGCAAACGctcatacag aAACAAGCGGAAGTCAATATGGCCGCCCAGGGACATGGAAAAGAGACCACAACCATGGGCGGGTCCACACCCATTCGCTGACGAGATCCAAGAGGTGCAACAACCTGGGAAAGACGGCAACGAACCACAGACACTGACTGGGCAGACAGAAAAGACCAAGGGGGAAAAGGCACCACTCGGGGCCACCAGAGGAGGCCTTTCCCAGCCCAGCTCCAGCCTTGCCtggcctccctccctcacttcaGCCCAGACGGTGGTGGTGTCCCCCCTGAGTCGTCCGGAGGGCCCCTGGCCCCGGGCTCTGACCCTGGAGGGAGCTGGTTCAGAAAGGGGAGCCCTGGTCCAGAGACTGGCTGGACTGGAGAAGGAGGCTCAGAGGCTGAGGAGGATACTGGGTTCCAACGCACCCCCAGCAATGCAGGACACTGTGGTGATGACAGAGGCTGCCTCTGGGGATAAGGCATCTGGTGGGGCGGGGGCGGAGACAACGGTGGCCATGGTAACCAAACAGGACCCAAAGGAG TGTGAGAGCTCAGCTTCCCCTGGCATACCAGGGCTGGTTGTGGAGGGCATCCAGCCCCAGAGAGAGCAGCCTGAGCTGGGCAGGCTGAGGAGGGAGAAGGCTGACCCCCAGAGCAGGCTGAGACAGACTGACAGCCCAGTGACCAGGGACCAGAGCTCCCG CATTGTGCAGGAGAACCTCCACAAAATCCGAGGGAACGTGGTGGCTCTGCTGTCAGCCATCCTGCCCCACCTGGACCTGCAGGGCATCAGCCTGGATACGCCAGACGTAGACAGCATCCTGCAGCAGATCATAGACGCCAACTCACTGTCTCCACTCTAG
- the LOC118363241 gene encoding uncharacterized protein LOC118363241 isoform X3, translating into MAQSQSGRNKRKSIWPPRDMEKRPQPWAGPHPFADEIQEVQQPGKDGNEPQTLTGQTEKTKGEKAPLGATRGGLSQPSSSLAWPPSLTSAQTVVVSPLSRPEGPWPRALTLEGAGSERGALVQRLAGLEKEAQRLRRILGSNAPPAMQDTVVMTEAASGDKASGGAGAETTVAMVTKQDPKECESSASPGIPGLVVEGIQPQREQPELGRLRREKADPQSRLRQTDSPVTRDQSSRIVQENLHKIRGNVVALLSAILPHLDLQGISLDTPDVDSILQQIIDANSLSPL; encoded by the exons ATGGCACAGTCCCAGTCTGG cagaAACAAGCGGAAGTCAATATGGCCGCCCAGGGACATGGAAAAGAGACCACAACCATGGGCGGGTCCACACCCATTCGCTGACGAGATCCAAGAGGTGCAACAACCTGGGAAAGACGGCAACGAACCACAGACACTGACTGGGCAGACAGAAAAGACCAAGGGGGAAAAGGCACCACTCGGGGCCACCAGAGGAGGCCTTTCCCAGCCCAGCTCCAGCCTTGCCtggcctccctccctcacttcaGCCCAGACGGTGGTGGTGTCCCCCCTGAGTCGTCCGGAGGGCCCCTGGCCCCGGGCTCTGACCCTGGAGGGAGCTGGTTCAGAAAGGGGAGCCCTGGTCCAGAGACTGGCTGGACTGGAGAAGGAGGCTCAGAGGCTGAGGAGGATACTGGGTTCCAACGCACCCCCAGCAATGCAGGACACTGTGGTGATGACAGAGGCTGCCTCTGGGGATAAGGCATCTGGTGGGGCGGGGGCGGAGACAACGGTGGCCATGGTAACCAAACAGGACCCAAAGGAG TGTGAGAGCTCAGCTTCCCCTGGCATACCAGGGCTGGTTGTGGAGGGCATCCAGCCCCAGAGAGAGCAGCCTGAGCTGGGCAGGCTGAGGAGGGAGAAGGCTGACCCCCAGAGCAGGCTGAGACAGACTGACAGCCCAGTGACCAGGGACCAGAGCTCCCG CATTGTGCAGGAGAACCTCCACAAAATCCGAGGGAACGTGGTGGCTCTGCTGTCAGCCATCCTGCCCCACCTGGACCTGCAGGGCATCAGCCTGGATACGCCAGACGTAGACAGCATCCTGCAGCAGATCATAGACGCCAACTCACTGTCTCCACTCTAG